One window of Nymphaea colorata isolate Beijing-Zhang1983 chromosome 11, ASM883128v2, whole genome shotgun sequence genomic DNA carries:
- the LOC116263888 gene encoding chloroplastic lipocalin — MLLQASSLLPFSPSLPRKHSSAGRQSAFCSLGRSAVSREAIAEKFVCTLAASCLLLLPPEKVIAEELSHKNNMCQLASTIDVGVGFPPAEMTDERGGQLMMRGMTAKDFNPIRYSGRWFEVASLKRGFAGQGQEDCHCTQGVYSFDPKVPAIQVDTFCVHGGPNGYITGIRGRVQCLSEEDLEKKETDLEKQEMIKEKCYLRFPTLPFIPKEPYDVIATDYDTFSLVSGAKDRSFVQIYSRTPNPGPEFIERYKSYLANFGYDPAKIKDTPQDCEVMSPGQLALMMSMSGMQEALTNQFPDLQLRAPVEFNPFTSVFDTLKKLIELYFK, encoded by the exons GAAGCATTCTTCAGCAGGCAGACAAAGTGCTTTTTGCTCACTGGGTCGCTCTGCTGTAAGCCGTGAAGCTATTGCGGAGAAGTTTGTATGTACTCTTGCAGCATCATGTCTACTCCTTTTACCACCTGAGAAG GTAATTGCTGAAGAGTTATCACATAAAAATAACATGTGCCAACTTGCATCCACAATAGACGTTGGTGTAGGGTTTCCTCCTGCTGAAATGACAGATGAAAGAGGTGGACAGCTCATGATGAGGGGTATGACTGCCaaggatttcaaccccatcagATATTCTGGGAGATGGTTTGAAGTGGCTTCACTTAAGCGTGGATTTGCCGGCCAAGGGCAAGAAGATTGCCATTGCACCCAG GGTGTTTACTCATTTGATCCAAAAGTCCCAGCAATCCAAGTTGACACATTTTGTGTTCATGGTGGCCCCAATGGATATATTACTGGGATAAGAGGCAGAGTACAATGCCTGTCTGAAGAAGAtttggagaaaaaggaaacggATTTAGAGAAGCAAGAAATGATCAAGGAGAAGTGCTACCTCCGCTTCCCTACATTACCTTTCATTCCCAAGGAACCATACGATGTGATTGCAACAGACTATGATACATTCTCTCTTGTTTCTGGAGCGAAAGACAGAAGTTTTGTCCAG ATATATTCACGTACCCCCAACCCTGGGCCAGAATTCATTGAGAGATACAAATCTTACCTGGCAAATTTTGGCTACGACCCTGCTAAGATTAAAGATACACCGCAGGATTGTGAGGTTATGTCTCCCGGTCAGCTTGCTCTTATGATGTCCATGTCAGGAATGCAAGAAGCCTTAACAAACCAGTTTCCTGATCTGCAACTGAGAGCCCCAGTTGAGTTTAATCCATTTACCAGTGTATTTGATACACTGAAAAAGCTAATCGAGCTCTACTTTAAGTAG